CATTTTCAAGGCAGTAAATAATATGCTTGTGAAAATTCAATAACTGCCACCCATTTCATTTCAATGTTATCATAGCCATTGCAAAATACATTAGCAATCGTACAACTCTTGTTGAATTTGCGAAACCagtctttttaaatattgaacttGAGCAAATATAAAGGGAGGCATAATCTCATTTCTTAGGGAGAGAAAAAAGGAGTGTTTGGCTGtatgaaatgattaaaatttgaacaatacAGTTGTTTTCTGTATTCATGACTTGTCAATAGATTGATTGTTCACGTACATTGCATGTTTGTTACTTATAATATGATTTCATGTCAAATAAGCTAGGATATTATATTTGtgaaagaaacattttaaatatttattctgaCAGTCAAAATGGATTGTTGCATAGACCTGAGGTTCAATtagatttcattttaaatttattgaaattttacttattgtttAATAGCAGACACAGTAAAACTCGTTAAGTACGAACTGATATAGTGAAATTTTGTTGGCGTTTCCTGCAGTATTCTTAACAAATCCTTGTAAAAAATTTTGGATATAATTAACTCGGTTATAATAGCAAATTTACTGATATAGCAAACTGATTTTGAGCCCCATAGAgttgaaaaataacaacatttatattgtttataaagAACTGTTTTAAGTTGCTTAAAGTTAACTGCACTAATCCACATAATAGTTGAAATGAATTtatatacagatatatttttcaatttacacatcCAATTATCTTAAGTTTTCTCAAAATATATTCTCTTTATATGCCCGCCAACAAGTGGTGGCCATAAGGAAGGAAATATTTATACCTGTATAACAAATTTGTTATGATTAATGTTACAAATTCATTATTCAGATATAGTGAAGTAAATTCAATAGTCCCTATAAGTTTGTACtaaccaagttttactgtatcgAGCACATTTGTCATGTTATACAATACAGCCCTGTTCCATTACATCAATCACAGTGcttcatatatataaattacatggGATTTTTTAggattactgtagattccttattttacacaagTACTTCATTCCGTGATCTCTGTGCTTTGTATCAAAACGcgagaaaatataaaatcgcaaaagCAGAACTTTTATTCCAATCTCTTATAATTCTCATATCTCAGAAAattaaagcgagattttaaaatccgcgagatgtgcttctcgcatttttacgcggatattaattcctcgcgtttaattaggaatttacattatattatttaaccttgatatatttttgtttcagatGGCGAGGATCATACACATGTTCTTCCTCTCCAAAATAGTAGAACTGGTTGATTCTGTTTTAATGGTGCTAAGGAAGAAACAGGAGCAGATCTCCTTCCTACATGTGTACCATCACTGTTCTATAGTCAATATCTACTGGTGGGTCACCACTTATATACCAGGGGGCCAGTGTGAGTATATAAGTCTTCTAACAAGTCTCAACTTTGCTGTTATgtctttgtacatgtaaaaaaaaagaagaaaaagtaaaTCTTATGCATGTAGATAATTTGAGAGCGTATGAAATCTTGCCttttatattgatttcattATTGGGTTTAGCAGTTGAATACTATCAAAGGAATGAAAGAATTAAAAAGATTGATTAAAACTAAATAGCAGGTGTTTTTTAACCCCATGCACCCTCACCTTTGCATTTAGTTGCAAACTCACTTGAGGGTATAAATGTCATGAATTTCAAACCCTgcattaattgtttaaaaatttctcaCCTTTCtggtcaaaaatatattttccataCCATTGCTTGGTTGCCAGAATATCCTTATTACGGTACTTTATATAGAGTTATTTTTGTCCCAATTTTTTTCTCGCTCTTCTATACTTGCAAACGGATTCCGTCATCTTTCTTATAACACAGTTATATAAAAACGTTTTAAAAGGACATGGTCCTGATTTTGGTCAAAGTCTACTTTTCTACTTTTATTTGCgatgctttaggaatgtatttttaatgatcaagttaaatttgagagtcagtctttCAGTTTTAAGTAAGATACAGAGCtcgcaattctttgtcatgtaaagaAGGTTTGTGCCCTGTTTtcgtttacataggttcaatgtacaagtaaaaaatctttttcaagctgatttttctattttctaaTTCGCTTTAAACATAAATAAGCAGTTTCTAACATTTGACACAATCATATTAggcaaataatttttgaccattatagtgaccatgccctttgaaaatatttgttctgtctTACTTTCTCCCATGGGCAACGAGGGCGTATgggtcaaattaaaatgggggTTATATTTTcttgtatacagtattttttttattttgtttttcagccTGGTTTTGTAGCTCGCTGAATGCATTTGTACACATTATCATGTACACCTATTATGCACTAGCAGCCATCCCATCTATGAGGGGCAAATTATggtggaaaaaatatattacaagaTTACAGCTGGTAAGAAACTCCTAACTTTTTATTTGCAATAAAGAAGCCCCATATTGAATGAATGTAAAGAACTCTTTATCAGGAAGTCAATGAATAGcattacatgtatgatgaaaAATCGGTGGTTAGATATAAAAATAGATCAAAAAGGAATATTTCAAGTGCTAAAATCTGCATACTGGTATTAGTAATGAAAGATGATTTGCCCACCCCAGAATGCAATGTTTAATTTCTCAAGCTATTAATTGAACTCTTGGCTAAACTATAACActttttttaagattaacttttattaatatacatgtcaGACTTGCAAATTGATCAGTATAACCCATATTTGATGTTATTGTCTTTTCAGACTcagtttgttttgatttttttccacaCCATCCAGACAACTTTCACGGGTTGTGACTTCCCCCTATGGAGCCATGTTCTTCTTAGCAGTTACATGATTTCTATGATGGTTCTGTTTGGAAACTTTTACTTACAAACttatatcaaaaacaaaaggGCAGGTTATAAAAAGACTGACCTAGCTCAAAATGGGGTCAGCAAAAATGGCAGTGTTACCCATGGCAACAGTGTTAATGGCCATTCTAATGGCATCGCAAATGGACACTCGAAAAGTGATTGATGCGAGCCTTCAAAAGCAGAAGTGAACAAATGTACGATTAAGTTAAAAAGCATCATCTTGTTTTACCAGATGGTGTATTGAAACCTTTCttaatattatatttgtttgtatttgAATGGATATAATCAATTCCATGTATGGTTAGAGATCAGTGTACAGTAGAAATCCATCTTGaacagttaaattttttttgaattgcAGAGAAATGAAATATGCATATCCTTTACATATTCTCtatacccccacccccacccatTTATGCATTTTTAGTGTGAAGAAATCAGTGATCATAAATTGTTGCTTTATGGCCACATCAGCTATTTGTGATGGACATCTTTCAATTAAATCAGTACAGTGGAGCCTCATTTATCCAGATATTAATGATCTGGATGTTTCACCTTCTGAAGACATTTGAATGGGACTcaataattaaatgttataTTAAGATTCATTATTTGAATGCTCTTGGAACAAAATTGTTCTTTATAGCAATGCCTCACTGTacttattttgtacataattttaaaacatttagaagacatttttttgcatgtcagattattttttttactagatGACTGAAAgtcataaattatttttgggTCAATGAGTACAAATGTGTGTATCTtgattatattgatttttactaAGTGCAACTTGAACAAAACTGTTGAAGATTACATATTCTTGttgttacatattttttttatatctgatgatCATTTTATCTTGGTGCAAAATGTaaagtgttgatttttttttgttcatatgAGTACTGGTAGATGTTTTTTTTGTTGCTAAATGACTAGTGAGATGCAGAGAATACCTTTTAGATGAATAGGTATTCAATTACCAACTcttttactttgaaaatatttctagaTTTTTGGCAAGTTCTTTAGTGCCATGAGAACTAGCAGAAAGTTTTTATATTTCTGGTTTGTGAAgcctgtcatttttttttcaacagctTGAATGGATGTTAGAATGAATGGTTGGactgtttctttaatattatttttcggTGTTGTGAATTTTGCTTGTTATTATCATGTTTTAATACCTGCGTCATTGAGGCAGGACGTCAAATTTCTCAAAGATGTCAAAACTATAACTGTCAAAACATGGTGCTTATATGGACAGACTCCTGGTTTTTCTTTGCCTGTATATTGATGGAATatacttttatataaataaatgtgtgCAATCAATCCTCCTGCCCGATACACCCCTCCCCCATTTTTAAACTAACTGAACATGGTTACTAACctttctttaaagaaaaagtCTGTAATACTGAACATACAGAAATCAATATGATACATTCAATTCAATCTATTTTGAAAAAACAGATAAAAAGTGTATttagttcaaatatttttgatgcATCTATTATTTGAGTGTTTGAATTTGATCGAGGCATGATGTGTAATGaatgcaatattatatatttagcTACAAAAATAGTAATGAGGATAACGCTCTTCTTCAAGTGatttatttctatacatgtaatttattaatATAGCCTATTTTTGTCATTGTGTACGAGGTATATAGGTGCAattcattgatatatatatgttgATAAAATGAATGTACATTTACTTGTACATTTTATAATGTACTTAACTTTAAAGAACACAACTACTTAGGCAGATACTTTAAGCTTTATCAGCCAGTTTGTAAGATTCCTCAAGTCCAAAGGACCATAGTTCTGTTTGATTTTCATGATTGTCCAGCTGCCTAATTTCAACAGAAAAAGTGACCAGAAGGAAATTGAGGATTTCTGCATTTGTTGACCTCTATGTTGATTCATAACAGCCTGGAAAGCTATAGATACTATATATGCACTGATTTATATTggtgttttatacatgtagtactggGTAccggtacttttttttttttaaattgagatACCTTgattattttctaattttttgtatacaatTTGTAGAAATGATATTGTACCATAGTCTACAAATCAGGTTGTCTCTTTTCTACTTTTGGGAtggattattattattatttttatttttttggtgtGGAGCTCCAATTTCAGctgtgtaaatacatgtattacatgttgaTTTTGTGTAATAATCTAAATggattatacatacatgtacatgtactggttttgggggggggggaacatTCTTAGACCTGGGTTTGTTTGTCAAAATGGAAAATTTGGAACATGACCTGGTCATCTCTTGAATTGGACTATGGAACACAAACTGTTCTCTTTCGTAGACATTTTTATTGTAAGATCAAACTCATTAGGTagaggaatttaaaaaaacattttgatttcatttgtaTCCACCTATTCATGCTTATTTCTGTTATAGATTATATAGATGTTGACTCTTGTTTACCATTTGTAATAGGGTATTAAATTTGAAACTTACATATTAAGTGTTTATTATACTGATTAATGCTGCAGGGCTGTTTGCAGCGGTTGAGAAATTTATAATAACACTGCAGGATTTGCTGTGATAAGACTGAATGTTGCCCTAGCTAGTACACAGTAAGGCAATCAAGCCTATAATATTGCACCATCTGAATCTGACTAAACATTGATGGTCTTACATGGTGCAATATATGATTAGGTACAAAGTACATAGGTTTGGGGTAGACTGTGTGATGTACTATCCATCACTTTTACGTCAACTTGAACATCTGGGGTATCTGCGATAGGGTTAACTTGAACACCTGAGGTATCTGTGATAGGATTACAGTTGTGTATTTATTGATACCTACTTTTCATGTCTCAGATTTTATTGGTACATGAAATAGCTATTGATCCTTTATTGAAACTAAAAAACTTGAGAAACAAGATTGGAGCAAAACAAATCTTACAGTCATGCTCCGTTATGGCATTCAGTATTTTAAAGTTGGCTTTTTCTGAAAGAAACTTTATTCAAACTGCAATTTTGATTTCTTGGTCTGTCTGTCTTGACTACTTTGGGGCTTGTTACAGATTTTACGTACTGTCATACTCTTTTTTTCTTGGCAAGGTTCTTTTGATAGGTGGTGATTGCTGAAACTATCTAAGGTTTCACCAAATGTAGTGAACGTGATTCCTGGGTCATTTTTGTTGTAAGTTGTCTTTAAAACATAGGTGTTAAAATAATCTCATCTGTGGCATTAAAAATGAATCATGATTAAGATCCATACAGATGATCTTATTTATCATTCTTATGATGGGATTTTGCTCCTTCTGCAACAATTGGGCCAGAGACTGAGCTGTTATTATTGGGAATTACTCTATGAACTTATGATAAATATAAGTGAGATGTGGGTGCTGAGTCTACAATCTCCTTGTACAATGATATATTGCTCAAAGGTAATGAACATAGGCATTTTTAGTCCAATTAGCTCacttttaccaaaaaaagaCCATGCAGAGATTGTGGAATGCATAGAACAATGTGTTCAAGGGTTGGATTTTTGAAATTCCTATCGCTTATTATGAAACAAAACTGATCGGGCCACAGAGTAGCAGTGATTCAGAAGAAACAATATCAGCCACTTTAATCACTTTATGGACTAAATACAAGCATAACATGCTAAAAAtttgaagtaagaacttcaaatgtttcttcataaaaaagatatggactggacacggaTTTTgcagacagacaaacaaacGAGGATTCCTATATATACCCCCTCCCCAAATTTTGtttgtgggggaggggggataacaaaattaaaagcaCTATATCTATAAtaatatttcttgaaataagtacatatttacatttgaagttcttacttcattgcttataacttgaggatgtgtcatgaccttgatccaagCTTATTCGGTCAAGGTCAAGTTCCTTGCaggaaaaatgcaaaatttgtgtccagtcAATATTTACTCAATTATGATAAACAAGCTGAGATACTTCAGGTATGTATGAAGGTTAACACAGATCATACTATGTGTAAAACCTGCATACAAGTACCTTGATAAAACGTTGaagtataattttgtatttatatatagacaCCGGgatatatatttagattttttgtgAAGGCAAAGGTTTGTGTACCCAATCTTTGGCATCCTTTCATTAGAATGTTCACATTATTTAACCTTAGCTGATGTTGATACATtggattttgatattaaatgacaAACATGTAACATACGCACAAGTAATGTCCATTGAACTTCATAAAAATGCACTTACATTGTACCGGTATAttgtaaatgcatttttatctTGGTGTCTTGAAATAAGAGTATTGTGGGATTACTTATTGTAAATAAGGTGATATCATAAATGTTGAGCAAATCTGATAAAGGTATGCCACGTACGGCCATTGAGAGTACCCAATTATAATTCACTTAAACTTGTTCAGTACTAAAAGAGATCTCACTTATGAATCATTGAGCTACATGTTTTTAATCTTGTATATGGACACTTGATTATCAAGAATTgtgtatattatttagatatCAATCCAAGTAAAAGGGTGGTTAGATGTAGCTTTTGCATTTTTTCAAGTCATATTGTAAAACAGCACTATTTGGTGTGAAGGTGACATAACTTTTTAATGCATCTTTTTGATCCAAtaatttccaatatttttaaagcTAGTGTAATTTAGTTTGGTCTCAagctttttaaatgtatataaataaacgttaccaataaattaattaatatatttccaGATATTTCACAGCAGACCATGCAGCAGAAATTATGGTAAATTTACCCAACTTTGTTATCATAGATATACAATGTATTCATTATTTGTATGCATATTCACTGGGAAAGCTAGTGAACATGAAAGTATTTAGACATCATGTCTAAAAATATTACTACAGTTATCTCCCTTTAATGCGATATTACAATTCTTGATATAACTGTATTTTAAGCTCATCTGAACtaaaggttcaagtgagcttgtCAGTGTTgtctgtttgtttgtctgtctatttatctgtctgtctgtccctcTCTCTGCCCATCTttcaactttttacattttttgtttttctccaaaacaaatttttaaacaaacttggcTCAAAGCATAGCTAgataaaggggattcaagtaaTTGGTCTTCATCTGTCATTGTACGTCATCCATTGTGCAACATCGcaatttcacattttcaacttctttttGAAAACTACAAAGCCAATTGTTACAATTTTTGGTGTGAAGACCAAAGTCTCCCTCTTCAAGAGCCTGGCCCTGTCTGTATTGCTGTATGTATGCAAGACTTTGAGGCTAACCAATAGAGAGGAAAAGCGGATATAGATACCTTTCAGACGAAGTGCCTCAGAAGAATTCTCAAGATAAGATGGCAGCAACATATCCCAAACAAGACCGTTATGGAGATGGTAGCGGCAGAAAACATTAGTTGTGAGGTGAGGCGTAGGAGATGGAACTGGATCGACGATGTTCTAAGAAAGGATCAAATGGATGACTGCTGTGGCACTCGAGTGGACACCTGAGGAAAGAAGGAAGAGGGGACAACCAAGAACAACATGGCCGCGGTTGATGGAGGTTGAGTGTATAAAAGCAGGCCAGAGCTCTAAGAATGCGGCATGCTGTACAGCCTCAGACCGGCATTAATGGAAAATAAATGTCCAAGCCTCATGTGCCTTCTGGCATGGAGAGAATTAAGGTTAAAGTAAGGTTTGGTGTGAAGCATTTCTATGGTAAGAGAAACTATAATtgtcctaaattgtgaaattcatggctttactaccccccccccccagggcctaatatgcaaaaaaagagACAAATTTTCTTCTGTTCTCCCACACGTGGGAAAATAACTAAAactgcatggttatgatgtccatgatgCCCTCTACCAAAGGTGTAGCAAAGTGACACAAAACAAGTATCTcttctaccttaatt
This portion of the Magallana gigas chromosome 7, xbMagGiga1.1, whole genome shotgun sequence genome encodes:
- the LOC105348487 gene encoding very long chain fatty acid elongase 2 isoform X1 — its product is MKKLMRFINRGSIMEKIPVVKDVLRLYEEGKATRDPRTKDLFLLYDNPVYVWIITLVYILFVTLIGPRYMKNRPAFTFPRFLVVYNSILVVWSTYMFVEIIASAIHADYWKNGFLCCVYNKDTPKDPKEARMARIIHMFFLSKIVELVDSVLMVLRKKQEQISFLHVYHHCSIVNIYWWVTTYIPGGQSWFCSSLNAFVHIIMYTYYALAAIPSMRGKLWWKKYITRLQLTQFVLIFFHTIQTTFTGCDFPLWSHVLLSSYMISMMVLFGNFYLQTYIKNKRAGYKKTDLAQNGVSKNGSVTHGNSVNGHSNGIANGHSKSD
- the LOC105348487 gene encoding very long chain fatty acid elongase 2 isoform X2, which encodes MEKIPVVKDVLRLYEEGKATRDPRTKDLFLLYDNPVYVWIITLVYILFVTLIGPRYMKNRPAFTFPRFLVVYNSILVVWSTYMFVEIIASAIHADYWKNGFLCCVYNKDTPKDPKEARMARIIHMFFLSKIVELVDSVLMVLRKKQEQISFLHVYHHCSIVNIYWWVTTYIPGGQSWFCSSLNAFVHIIMYTYYALAAIPSMRGKLWWKKYITRLQLTQFVLIFFHTIQTTFTGCDFPLWSHVLLSSYMISMMVLFGNFYLQTYIKNKRAGYKKTDLAQNGVSKNGSVTHGNSVNGHSNGIANGHSKSD
- the LOC105348487 gene encoding very long chain fatty acid elongase 2 isoform X3; the encoded protein is MKNRPAFTFPRFLVVYNSILVVWSTYMFVEIIASAIHADYWKNGFLCCVYNKDTPKDPKEARMARIIHMFFLSKIVELVDSVLMVLRKKQEQISFLHVYHHCSIVNIYWWVTTYIPGGQSWFCSSLNAFVHIIMYTYYALAAIPSMRGKLWWKKYITRLQLTQFVLIFFHTIQTTFTGCDFPLWSHVLLSSYMISMMVLFGNFYLQTYIKNKRAGYKKTDLAQNGVSKNGSVTHGNSVNGHSNGIANGHSKSD